TTAGTCCCTAAAACCGGGGCCGATGCGCTTACAATTTCCCCTCCAGTGATTGAAATTGACGCGGATCCCGGAGCAGTAATCCAGGAAGAGATTAGGATTATTAACACTACTGATCAACCGCAAATTTTCTATGTTTCAACCGCAGATTTTGCAGCCGGAGGGGAAGCGGGAGAACCGGCCTTTTTAAGCGCGGAGCAAGATTACCCTTATTCGCTTATACCTTGGCTGACCCTAAGTGATAAGGAGATTTTTTTGCCCAGTTGGGAAAGAGCTCAAGTTAAGGTAACAATTACCATTCCCCAAGATGCAAGCCCTGGCGGGCATTATGGAGGCGTTTTTTTTGAAACGCGAGCGCCGGAAATAACCAGCGAAATTGGTGTTGGCGTGGTCAGCAAGGTCGGTACTTTGATTTTGACGCGGGTGAGCGGCAAGGTTATTGAGCAAGCTAATATCATTGCTTTTGGCACCCAGACCGCTAAGGAGCTTTTTAGCAAAAGGCCGATTGCCCTTTACACGCGTTTCGAAAATTCAGGCAATGTTCACTTAAAGCCCGTTGGCAAAGTAGATATTTATAATCTGCTTGGCCGGGTGGTAGCCAGCCTGGAGGTTAATGAAAATGGCGGGAATGTTTTGCCCGGGAGCGCCAGAAGATTTGAGATGATTTGGAAAGGCAAAAAAGCGCCGGGGCCGGTTTCCGAAGGTCTTTTCAGGCGGTTTTTTCAGGAAATCAAAAATGAAGCCAGAGGATTTGGTTTTGGCAAGTATTCGGCTTATTTATCGCTTAGTTGGGGCCAGGATAATAAAGAGTCCAGCACTACGTTTGAGTTTTGGATTTTTCCCTGGCGGTTGATATTGACGGTTGTCATTATACTGATATTGATTATTTTAGTTTTGACCGCGGGGATGAAAAAGTATAACCAGTGGATTTTAAAGAAGGCGGGGAAAAGTAACTCGTAGTAACAAGCTCGGCTCGCCTTCCACCTACGCCAAGGCTACGGCGGACAGGTCGGCTCACCTTTGCGTAATACAATAGTAATAAGCTCACCTCGCTGCGGCTCGGTTCGCGTATTACAATCGTATCACAATGATTTCCTATGCATTATCAAAAAGCAATTATTATAATTTTAATCGTTTCTTTAACGATTCCCTTTTTGGCATTGGCAGAAACTGCCACCCGAACTCAGAGCGCAATTTTAAACGCGACTGTGGAGCCGATTGGTTACATTCCGCCGGAACTTGCGCCTTATTTGGGGCTTTGGGGCACGAGAAGAGTTCCGAAAATTTTTGATGTGCGGATTTTAGACATTACGCGGACAAGTGCCAGGATTATTTGGCAGACAGATATTGTTTGTACTACTGAACTTTTTTACGGCCAAACCATTGGTTATGAATTAGGCCGCACAAATGACGGCACAAACAGTTTATGGCTTGAGCACGAAATAATTTTGATTGGGCTTAAACCAGGGACAGAGTATCATTTCCGAATTCGGGCTCAAGATTCGCAAGGCACAGTTGCGCTTTCCGGTGATTATAGCTTTAAAACATCGGCTGAACCTGATTTTACCCCG
Above is a window of Patescibacteria group bacterium DNA encoding:
- a CDS encoding DUF916 domain-containing protein, which gives rise to MNYHKSQFARRYLKVFLAAILGSAFLLILVPKTGADALTISPPVIEIDADPGAVIQEEIRIINTTDQPQIFYVSTADFAAGGEAGEPAFLSAEQDYPYSLIPWLTLSDKEIFLPSWERAQVKVTITIPQDASPGGHYGGVFFETRAPEITSEIGVGVVSKVGTLILTRVSGKVIEQANIIAFGTQTAKELFSKRPIALYTRFENSGNVHLKPVGKVDIYNLLGRVVASLEVNENGGNVLPGSARRFEMIWKGKKAPGPVSEGLFRRFFQEIKNEARGFGFGKYSAYLSLSWGQDNKESSTTFEFWIFPWRLILTVVIILILIILVLTAGMKKYNQWILKKAGKSNS